Within the Populus trichocarpa isolate Nisqually-1 chromosome 14, P.trichocarpa_v4.1, whole genome shotgun sequence genome, the region TAAGGTTTATTTGACCTGTCCggattttgatttgattgctTAAAGTGACACAGCAGAACTCCATTCCCCCTTCCCTGGTTATTCTGCTAAATGCTTACATTGCTGCAATCACTTTCCTGCGATCACTTGTTCTCAGAGTTGGATATTCCCCATGCTTAGCTTAAGTTCTCTTGCCCTGGATGTCATGCTTGATGCTGGATTCCGATAATATAGGAAACTAATCTTGTTTTAAGATTGATGACAAGCTACAAAGCTTGATACAGGCAAAAGCTTACACTGCCACTGACTTCTGAGATGATGCAATTTTGACCAGTGGCAAGTAAGCAGGGGAATATCCAGTGTCTCTGAAATTACATTTCATCAAAAAGGgttctataattattattttttaaattaattttttttatgtttttgaattgttttgatgagatatgttaaaaataatttttaaaaataaaaaaaattattttaatatatttttaattaaaaaatactttgaaaaacaacaattactATCGGATGTATAGATTATAATATATAGATCTCTTGTAATTCTAAACTTTCAGTAACGTTATCACCTCATTCTAGTGCAGATATGCATTACAATGGCAACCCAACAGTTAACAAAGTTAAGAAAAGAGAActtgaacaaattaattaaacataagTACTTTAGTTCAACATCTTTCAAACACACTGACACGTAGATACATAGTCCATAAGAGCTATTCGCTCTTGACACAATTCCACCTTCATACAACACAACAATAATAAGCAAGTAACTATACATACGTGCGTACAGCTTGAATAGTACTTCCCATTTAATATCTTAGTACTTGACGGATAGCAGTTGCATCAGGATCGCAGAGAACAAGTCGTGTCTTCTGCTACTAGTACTCAAATCTTTCTACGAATATAGCTGCAGATTTAGGACAGCGCAGGCTATATTTTAGAGGATTGCAGCTTAAAGCTGCATGGACTGGACGAAGTCGAACTAAGCAGCGTCCACCATAAAGTAAGCAAAATGTGCAGATCAGCAACCGTGCAAGGATCCAAACAACTAGAGCGACAAAAGTTACCCTCATTATCAGATTAGAGGAGCATCAGTAGTTGCCCTCTTAAACCATTTATAATAAACTCCATCGATTATTTCGTATGGATAGTTTTGTTGTTAAATAGCAGATACGAACCAGAGAACAGATCTTTTCAATTAGATACCAAGGTACCAAAGCGCATGAAAAGTAAGAATAAGCTTTGGGGCTACTCGAACCCCAGAAAAGGAAGCTGGACAAGTGTAGGGTTGGGGATGTTTTCTTGCTCGAAACACCCTTCTATCTCTGCTTGTGGTCCAGGGCTTACCTGCTGGAGTATCATGTAAAGTAAGAATATAAAGTAAGAATCAGCTTTGGGTTTGCTACTCCAACCccagaacaaaaattaaaaagaatctgTAATGCATGGTATTTAGTTCTTACCTCTGGAAGCGCCACATCAGCTAGATCATTATCTGAAGAAGAGGAGTTAAAGTAACTCGAATAACCTTCTTCAAGGGTTGACATATCAGACTTCTTACAAGGATTTTGATTTCCAAAATCCGGAGGAGTTGCTGTGGTATTACTCCATACACCTTCACCGAAGGCTGATATATCGAATTCCTTTACTAGATTTTGATTTCCAAAATCAAAGTTCATTAGGCTACTTGATTCACTCTTATCATACGTTGACTGGTTTATAAAACTACAAGGTGGAAAGAATGGTTCTTGATTTTCCAAGGTACCAAAGCCCCTGAAGGAGTGGCTTTCCTCCATGTACGCAGGAAGCTGGACAAGTGCAGGGTTGGGGATGTTTTCTTGCTCGAAACACCCTTCTATCTCTGCTTGTAGTCCAGGGCTTACCTGCTGGAAGTATCATGTAAAGTAAGAATGTAAAGTAAGAATCAGCTTTGGGTTTGCTACTCCAACCccagaacaaaaattaaaaagaatctgCAATGCATGGTATTTAGTTCTTACCTCTGGATGCGCCACATCAGCTAGATCATTATCTGAAGAAGAGGAGTTAAAGTAACTCGAATAACCTTCTTCAGGGGTTGACATATCAGTCTTCTTACAAGGATTTTGATTTCCAAAATCCGGAGGAGTTGCTGTGGTATTACTCCATACACCTTCACCGAAGGCTGATATATCGAATTCCTTTACTAGATTTTGATTTCCAAAATCAAAGTTCATTAGGCTACTTGATTCACTCTTATCATACGTTGACTGGTTTATAAAACTACAAGATGGAAAGAATGGTTCTTGATTTTCCAAGGTACCAAAGCCCCTGAAGGAGTGGCTTTCCTCCATGCACGCAGGAAGCTGGACAAGTGCAGGGTTGGGGATGTTTTCTTGCTCGAAACACCCTTCTATCTCTGCTTGTGGTCCAGGGCTTACCTGCTGGAAGTCTCATGTAAAGTAAGAATGTAAAGTAAGAATAAGCTTTGGGTTTGCTACTCCAGCCccagaacaaaaattaaaaagaatctgTAATGCATGGTATTTAGTTCTTACCTCTGGAAGCGCCACATCAGCTAGATCATTATCTGAAGAAGAGGAGTTAAAGTAACTCGAATAACCTTCTTCAAGGGTTGACATATCAGTCTTCTTACAAGGATTTTGATTTCCAAAATCCGGAGGAGTTGCTGTGGTATTACTCCATACACCTTCACCGAAGGCTGATATATCGAATTCCTTTACTAGATTTTGATTTCCAAAATCAAAGTTCATTAGGCTACTTGATTCACTCTTATCATACGTTGACTGGTTTATAAAACTACGAGGTGAAAAGAATGGTTCTTGATTTTCCAAGGTACCAAAGCCCCTGAAGGAGTGGCTTTCCTCCATGTACGCAGGAAGCTGGACAAGTGCAGGGTTGGGGATGTTTTCTTGCTCGAAACACCCTTCTATCTCTGCTTGTAGTCCAGGGCTTACCTGCTGGAAGTATCATGTAAAGTAAGAATGTAAAGTAAGAATCAGCTTTGGGTTTGCTACTCCAACCccagaacaaaaattaaaaagaatctgTAATGCATGGTATTTTAGTTCTTACCTCTGGAAGCGCCACATCAGCTAGATCATTATCTGAAGAAGAGGAGTTAAAGTAACTCGAATAACCTTCTTCAAGGGTTGACATATCAGTCTTCTTACAAGGATTTTGATTTCCAAAATCCGGAGGAGTTGCTGTGGTATTACTCCATACACCTTCACAGAAGGCTGATATATCGAATTCCTTTActagattttgattttcaaaatcaaaatccattAGGCTACTTGATTCACTCTTATCATACGTTGACTGGTTTATAAGACTACAAGGTGGAAAGAATGGTTCTTGATTTTCCAAACCACGAGAAGCCATTAAAGAATTCTCACAAGTTAATATAGAAATGCTATtgtttagattttgattttccaaAACTAAAGCCATATGATGACTTTCACTGACATTAGAAGTTGAATTATCAACTGTCAGCGATACATTCGGGTTATGATTTGCCAAACCAAAAGCCATGCCATGGTTTTTGCTGACATTAGAAGCTGAATTATCAACTGTCGGGAGCTcatttgggttttgattttcaGAATCGAAAGCCATGTAAAGGCTTTCGCTTCCATTATAAGCTGAATCAACTGTAGGCTGATTCCAGTAAAGATCTTCACAATTAAAAACCGTGGAGTGGCTTGACCCACTTCCATCATAAACTAAATTAGGCATTAGGTTATTTTCAGAATCAGAAGCCATATGGTGGCTTAACTCACTAAGTTGGCGAGCTGAATTATTCATCAGCTCACTTGGATTTTGATTTCCAAAATGGGAACCCGCATGATGGCTTAATTCACTTTCATCACAAGGTGAATATCTCATAGCCATCTCACTTGGGTTTATATTTTCAGAATCAGAATCCATACTCTGACTTGGTTCAACTTCAGAATGGGAGACTGGAGCTATATGGTGGCTTTGTTCACCTTTCTTGCTCTTCTCTCCTTTTGAATCAAACTCCAGTTTACAGAGAACAAATTGCCCCTGCACAtgtcaaaacacaaaaaaggatGTAAAATTTCCCAACTCATACATCAAACCCAGTGTAGCATCATGTATCCATGGCATTTAGTTAGTACCTTTTTAAACTGGCTAGATTCGGCGATGAGGTCAAATTCGTATATCATCCAACCAGTCCTCACTTGTTTTTCATAGAATCTCAAAGTCCTCACTACCCCAATCTTTTTATTAGTATGCTCAGCCGTTATTGACTTTTGCTGGCTGGTCGGTTTCCAGTATCCGGCCTTGGTTTTTCTGCGGTGAACTTTGCCCCTAAGATCGCGAGGGCATAAGAAATACCACGCTACTTGACCGGTTAACTTTATAATGGATTTACCTGCAAAGAGAAACAGATAAAAGAAAcagcattaataaaaatattctggCAGATATAAtaagatgaaagaaaacaaacacaaagatACTGCTAGCACTAGCTAGTGATAATATTGTTATTACCAGGTAGATCCCATGGCTCATGCTCGCATAGGTTAACGACTGCCATGGGCAAGCCTCTCATGATATCACCACGGGTTTTCGGCACCAGATACTTCCTTATTAATTCTTCATCGGATGGATCAAATTTGAATCCTTGTTCCATTAATAGCAGTAAGATTGGCAggactaacaaaacaaaacgaaaCGAAAAATGATtagaataataaacaaaaacaaaaacgagtTGTGGAGTTGAAAGGGTAAAATTTGAGTGACTAACCTGATGAGAAATAGTCGTCCATTCCTCTTCCTAAAACGGAAACCAAAAGGGGGAGAAGGACTGGTGGATGATCTAAGAGGACAAGTGTCTGCTCTGGTTAGACAAAGGAGGTTGATGGCTGCTACAACTCCTAGAGGTGTGAGTGAGTAAGTGTCTCTGCCTGTGCCTTGCATATATTGGTATGGAGATTCTGTATTGACCAATAGAGTCAATGGTGAGTCCACAAGACAAAAGTAATGGTGGGGGCCATTGATTGTTAGAAAATTGTCACTACTCACTTTCTTGGTCGTGAAGAGGTTGTAGGGATTGGTTCTTTTTTCCACTCCAAACgcgttttcttttttacttttaagagaTAAGCACGATGACATGTGATGCcgtgaatttataaaataaatatatttaatcgtATTATGATTATGAATCAGTactagataaataataaaaattaaagatatgatatagcaaatattttataataaaagaaattgtattgataataaaaaatttagagattgaacaaaatgatttgtagcaatctataatattttgtgaggaaagatacaatACTTTCGCCacataatttaacttttttgttaataaaaagcaaaaaaaattacaaagctaaattctctactaacttaatattaaaaaaaaaccaacaaagataattttggaaggaaaaaaacccatgatgaaaaacgttgtagcaattgacaatgttttgtgagaaaaactatagtgttttccccaataaaataaaataaaaaactatttagagaaatattgtagcaatccacagtgttttgtgagaaaaactacaatgctttcctcatatgatttagctttattgtaattataattcttaaccaactcaatattcaaaaaaaaatcgacaaagataattttgaaaaaaatcataaaaaaatcatgtggaaaaacactgcaacaattcatagtgttttaaagaaaaaaattacaaagctaaattcttaatcaactcaatattaaaaaaaaaatcaatagagacaattttagaaaaaaaaaataacgaaacaaacaccaaaaaaagagaaaaaaaatcaagttggaaacactatagcaattcacagtgttttgtgatgaaagctacagtgcttccccacatgatttagccttatttgtaatgacttgtaattgtaattctaaaacaactcaatattaaaaaaataaaattgacaaagataatttggaaaaaatcataagaaaaaaaaactatgcggagagacactgtagcaatacacaatgttttgtgaggaaagccacagtgctttccccacatgattaagctttaataaaaagttaaattctaaccaacttaatattagaaaaaataaaatcgacaaagataattttggaaaaaaatattacaaaaaaagaaaacacaaaagaaactggaaaaaaaccatgtgaggaaaaactgtatcaatccacggtgttttgtgaggaaaaacttgtatttatttgtaattgcaattcttaaccagcttaatatttaaaaaataaaattgacaaagacaattttagggaaaaatataacaaaaacagaaaaaatcatgtgggaaaaaacactgtagcaatcaacagtaattttcgaggaaagttacagtacTTTCCttacatattgtaactgtattttttaaccagctcaatattaaaaaataaaataaaaaaaagataatttcggagaaaatcataaaaaaaaccatgcggagaaacactgtagcaattaacaatgttttaaagaaaaaaaattacaaaactaaattctcaatcagctcaatattaaaaaaaattcgacaaatataattttgaaaaataaaaaaataaaatagaaaaactatgtgggaaaaccctgcagcaatccacaatattttaaagaaaaaattacagagcgaaatttttaatcaggtcaatatttaaaaagtaaaatcaacaaaaataattttgaaaaaaaaaataaatgaaaaaaaaagaaaaaataggaaatttgaaaaaaaaagtaattttggagaaaaaaagaaaaaaaaaagaaaaaagggaaaagttggggaaaaatgcaaaaaaaaaaagaggaatccACTGtgaattactgttgtaatccacagtgatttgtGTGTGGAGTAACAGTAATttccccacaccatttagagtattatataatttttcactgACCAAAACCCTATAGGTAGCGCATTTGACAAATATGGAGTgtacattataattttttatttatttaagttttagGTGCTGCTTTCCTTTCCCATCCTAATTATCTCTacactttgttttttcatttgaaggATTCATTTTGTGTATTTTGAAAAGTGGATGCAAAATGAGGTTTGATTTTCCTATGATTTCAGATTCGAGctttgtggttgctaatatgatggtcactagaggtttatatggtcgttaacttcagggctcatgGGATTAGTTgaagtgcgcgcaagctgacccgaacacccacattaataaaaaaaaaatgaatgcaaatatccaaaacattaaattacaatgaggttctttttttctttttaggattATATTTTGAGGGGGGAGGGtttaatgatattgtttttggttttatcatagttttaagaaattgattaaTATGTCTCGAACCGCAAGCTATAATTTTACAAGTAGATATATGTTAATTTgattagattagattagatttCAAAAGAGAATAGTTGAGTTTAGTCAAATTTAAACTTCATACAAATCCTGCAAGTGAATTCAATCTTGTTTATACATATGTTTATTCCATAATGATTTGtctagaaaaaagagaaaataaaaacatgttatgaAGAAGAATTGAGTCAATTCTTGGAAGttaccaaagtttttttttttctattttgtttgtttgataattctctttttttatgttattcaaTATTTAACCTAAAATTATGCTTGAATAGGAGTagatttcatataattttattggccatgtattttttattcggCTTGGTGCTATAGAAGATGGATTTAACATGTCGGGAGAGGAGTAGCTTGGGATAAAGGGCATTAATTAGAATCGAAGCAAAAAGGACATAATTGAATAATATTCTATGCGAGGGTGATAGTAATTGTATTTGGAAGTTAAGAATGAGTACAAGTGTTTTTGTGTATCTATGTGATCTActtcaccataaaaaaaaaaaaaatcatagcatTCAAGTGAGGTTTAGAATATTCgatgaaattatttatatatattttaattatattttgtatttattattatgctATCAAGATGTTTTGCTTGTAAAACCAGaattagtatttaaaaattacacaTGAGAAGTGGAAATGGTTTAAAGTAACCATTTCATTTATCTTGGAAAGACTTTTCatatttgtataataaaaaaatgattttaattttttatattttaaaaaataatttgataaaaaaaaaaccggtaATTTATTGTATATTACACcttgattaaaatgaaaatgggCTTGGCGAACTTGGGCTggctttcatttatttatatgcaCTAGCTGCAGCATTCCTGGTGCTATGATCTCCAccaaagcaatttttttttttttttttttatcttttaaaagaacttttaaaatgcaaaaaaaaacagggcAAAATGCGTTTGCTCCcctgttttaattttgaaaaaaattcagacaAATCAGTAGTTGAAGAGGTTGGAGTTCTGGAGTTTTAGCCGTTTGGGGGTTGGGTTGTAGTTAAATTAAGGTTCCTGTTATTAGAAAACTAAGTACACAATAGTTTTTAGTTATGTTCTTATGAGATACATAATTAATTCCAAGTCTAATGTACAAACTATACTCTGGAGTTGACTTTGATGATGTGGGCATTAGTTTTGCGATCATAGAGTTATTTCTTGTTTGCGTGAGATTTGTGTTACTGGGTTTCAGTTTTCACAAGCACCCAGTTGCTTGTTTGAACTTTGTAAGCTTCGGGATCttattttactttgaatttttcaCCAGGGTTTGGGGTGGTGGGGTTGTTTTAGGATAGTTCGATGGAAGTGAAGTGACCCTTTAAATTCTTTCCACTTGTCAAAGGATTTGTTGTTGCCCACATTGGAATTTCTTGAGCTTTGGATGTTGTTTATTGAagctttttatgttttgtttagcATTTGGAATCAGGTTTCAAGGTTagaaaaagaaggcaaagtgttttttactgtTTCTAGATCCAGAACATGCAACTAACCTCCATTTACAGTAACCGAGCTGCAAACCAAAGATGCATTCcactttactttttttcttaagcCACGACATCCACACAAAATCACCTGAAATTCACCAAGTCTTGTCTGTGTACTTcgcaaaagaaaattacaacgAGTTTCTAGAGGTATAAAGACAAATGCAGAACGGATGAAAAGTTCAGTTTAAACAAGGAGAAGATCCGATGGATATTCTAAACACATGAGAATCTTCATTGACATGTCGTGGTCAAGCCGATTCAAGAAATCTGTATAGATTTCCGTTTTATCCTATAAACAATACAATGCCTTGCAGTTTTTCTTGCCATTTTGAGAATACACCAATCTCTTTTATATTGAACTTTGCAATCGATTCATTCTTTGGTAACtgcaattcaattatattctcCTCAAGACTGCATATTCTACTTGACGAGGATCTTCTATATTGTGCATTGGTGTTGGACGTGTAGTTTACAGCTATTTCATCTCGAGGATGTAACATTGTTGTCTCCTATATACTgctactaaaaataaaaaagataggaaGATAGTTCGAAACTTTAAGAAATGTTGTTGACTACTTGCTTAATTCCAATCTTGATTGAGATTTTAGTGATTAATGAAGGGCTTGAGTAGAAAAAGTTTACACGCCTTGAATTTGTCTTTCTTACTGAATGGTTAGGTTGGGTTTCAATTGTTTTACAGTGACTGCAATGGCCTTTGCAAGCAGCTGTGCTCAAGAATGTTTCCTCACTAGCATAGGCTGTATTGTGTCATCGAACCcagttatgttatgaaaaaagCTTTGGAAGTTGGATGTGGCAAATTTGCAGAATGGGAATCTCTGAAGAGGGAGCATAAAGCTTATGCCTTTTTAGCTAAAGGTAGCATATCATTTCCTTTTAAACAATGCATTGCGGATGCAATAACTGCTTCTAGCACTGATCATTTTCCA harbors:
- the LOC112324026 gene encoding uncharacterized protein LOC112324026 isoform X15, which translates into the protein MDDYFSSVLPILLLLMEQGFKFDPSDEELIRKYLVPKTRGDIMRGLPMAVVNLCEHEPWDLPGKSIIKLTGQVAWYFLCPRDLRGKVHRRKTKAGYWKPTSQQKSITAEHTNKKIGVVRTLRFYEKQVRTGWMIYEFDLIAESSQFKKGQFVLCKLEFDSKGEKSKKGEQSHHIAPVSHSEVEPSQSMDSDSENINPSEMAMRYSPCDESELSHHAGSHFGNQNPSELMNNSARQLSELSHHMASDSENNLMPNLVYDGSGSSHSTVFNCEDLYWNQPTVDSAYNGSESLYMAFDSENQNPNELPTVDNSASNVSKNHGMAFGLANHNPNVSLTVDNSTSNVSESHHMALVLENQNLNNSISILTCENSLMASRGLENQEPFFPPCSLINQSTYDKSESSSLMDFDFENQNLVKEFDISAFCEGVWSNTTATPPDFGNQNPCKKTDMSTLEEGYSSYFNSSSSDNDLADVALPEQVSPGLQAEIEGCFEQENIPNPALVQLPAYMEESHSFRGFGTLENQEPFFSPRSFINQSTYDKSESSSLMNFDFGNQNLVKEFDISAFGEGVWSNTTATPPDFGNQNPCKKTDMSTLEEGYSSYFNSSSSDNDLADVALPEQVSPGPQAEIEGCFEQENIPNPALVQLPACMEESHSFRGFGTLENQEPFFPSCSFINQSTYDKSESSSLMNFDFGNQNLVKEFDISAFGEGVWSNTTATPPDFGNQNPCKKTDMSTPEEGYSSYFNSSSSDNDLADVALPEVSPGPQAEIEGCFEQENIPNPTLVQLPFLGFE
- the LOC112324026 gene encoding uncharacterized protein LOC112324026 isoform X11; amino-acid sequence: MDDYFSSVLPILLLLMEQGFKFDPSDEELIRKYLVPKTRGDIMRGLPMAVVNLCEHEPWDLPGKSIIKLTGQVAWYFLCPRDLRGKVHRRKTKAGYWKPTSQQKSITAEHTNKKIGVVRTLRFYEKQVRTGWMIYEFDLIAESSQFKKGQFVLCKLEFDSKGEKSKKGEQSHHIAPVSHSEVEPSQSMDSDSENINPSEMAMRYSPCDESELSHHAGSHFGNQNPSELMNNSARQLSELSHHMASDSENNLMPNLVYDGSGSSHSTVFNCEDLYWNQPTVDSAYNGSESLYMAFDSENQNPNELPTVDNSASNVSKNHGMAFGLANHNPNVSLTVDNSTSNVSESHHMALVLENQNLNNSISILTCENSLMASRGLENQEPFFPPCSLINQSTYDKSESSSLMDFDFENQNLVKEFDISAFCEGVWSNTTATPPDFGNQNPCKKTDMSTLEEGYSSYFNSSSSDNDLADVALPEQVSPGLQAEIEGCFEQENIPNPALVQLPAYMEESHSFRGFGTLENQEPFFSPRSFINQSTYDKSESSSLMNFDFGNQNLVKEFDISAFGEGVWSNTTATPPDFGNQNPCKKTDMSTLEEGYSSYFNSSSSDNDLADVALPEQVSPGPQAEIEGCFEQENIPNPALVQLPACMEESHSFRGFGTLENQEPFFPSCSFINQSTYDKSESSSLMNFDFGNQNLVKEFDISAFGEGVWSNTTATPPDFGNQNPCKKTDMSTPEEGYSSYFNSSSSDNDLADVALPEQVSPGPQAEIEGCFEQENIPNPTLVQLPFLGFE
- the LOC112324026 gene encoding uncharacterized protein LOC112324026 isoform X12; translation: MDDYFSSVLPILLLLMEQGFKFDPSDEELIRKYLVPKTRGDIMRGLPMAVVNLCEHEPWDLPGKSIIKLTGQVAWYFLCPRDLRGKVHRRKTKAGYWKPTSQQKSITAEHTNKKIGVVRTLRFYEKQVRTGWMIYEFDLIAESSQFKKGQFVLCKLEFDSKGEKSKKGEQSHHIAPVSHSEVEPSQSMDSDSENINPSEMAMRYSPCDESELSHHAGSHFGNQNPSELMNNSARQLSELSHHMASDSENNLMPNLVYDGSGSSHSTVFNCEDLYWNQPTVDSAYNGSESLYMAFDSENQNPNELPTVDNSASNVSKNHGMAFGLANHNPNVSLTVDNSTSNVSESHHMALVLENQNLNNSISILTCENSLMASRGLENQEPFFPPCSLINQSTYDKSESSSLMDFDFENQNLVKEFDISAFCEGVWSNTTATPPDFGNQNPCKKTDMSTLEEGYSSYFNSSSSDNDLADVALPEQVSPGLQAEIEGCFEQENIPNPALVQLPAYMEESHSFRGFGTLENQEPFFSPRSFINQSTYDKSESSSLMNFDFGNQNLVKEFDISAFGEGVWSNTTATPPDFGNQNPCKKTDMSTLEEGYSSYFNSSSSDNDLADVALPEQVSPGPQAEIEGCFEQENIPNPALVQLPACMEESHSFRGFGTLENQEPFFPSCSFINQSTYDKSESSSLMNFDFGNQNLVKEFDISAFGEGVWSNTTATPPDFGNQNPCKKTDMSTPEEGYSSYFNSSSSDNDLADVAHPEQVSPGPQAEIEGCFEQENIPNPTLVQLPFLGFE
- the LOC112324026 gene encoding uncharacterized protein LOC112324026 isoform X6, with amino-acid sequence MDDYFSSVLPILLLLMEQGFKFDPSDEELIRKYLVPKTRGDIMRGLPMAVVNLCEHEPWDLPGKSIIKLTGQVAWYFLCPRDLRGKVHRRKTKAGYWKPTSQQKSITAEHTNKKIGVVRTLRFYEKQVRTGWMIYEFDLIAESSQFKKGQFVLCKLEFDSKGEKSKKGEQSHHIAPVSHSEVEPSQSMDSDSENINPSEMAMRYSPCDESELSHHAGSHFGNQNPSELMNNSARQLSELSHHMASDSENNLMPNLVYDGSGSSHSTVFNCEDLYWNQPTVDSAYNGSESLYMAFDSENQNPNELPTVDNSASNVSKNHGMAFGLANHNPNVSLTVDNSTSNVSESHHMALVLENQNLNNSISILTCENSLMASRGLENQEPFFPPCSLINQSTYDKSESSSLMDFDFENQNLVKEFDISAFCEGVWSNTTATPPDFGNQNPCKKTDMSTLEEGYSSYFNSSSSDNDLADVALPEQVSPGLQAEIEGCFEQENIPNPALVQLPAYMEESHSFRGFGTLENQEPFFSPRSFINQSTYDKSESSSLMNFDFGNQNLVKEFDISAFGEGVWSNTTATPPDFGNQNPCKKTDMSTLEEGYSSYFNSSSSDNDLADVALPEQVSPGPQAEIEGCFEQENIPNPALVQLPACMEESHSFRGFGTLENQEPFFPSCSFINQSTYDKSESSSLMNFDFGNQNLVKEFDISAFGEGVWSNTTATPPDFGNQNPCKKTDMSTPEEGYSSYFNSSSSDNDLADVAHPEQVSPGLQAEIEGCFEQENIPNPALVQLPAYMEESHSFRGFGTLENQEPFFPPCSFINQSTYDKSESSSLMNFDFGNQNLVKEFDISAFGEGVWSNTTATPPDFGNQNPCKKSDMSTLEEGYSSYFNSSSSDNDLADVALPEVSPGPQAEIEGCFEQENIPNPTLVQLPFLGFE
- the LOC112324026 gene encoding uncharacterized protein LOC112324026 isoform X2 — translated: MDDYFSSVLPILLLLMEQGFKFDPSDEELIRKYLVPKTRGDIMRGLPMAVVNLCEHEPWDLPGKSIIKLTGQVAWYFLCPRDLRGKVHRRKTKAGYWKPTSQQKSITAEHTNKKIGVVRTLRFYEKQVRTGWMIYEFDLIAESSQFKKGQFVLCKLEFDSKGEKSKKGEQSHHIAPVSHSEVEPSQSMDSDSENINPSEMAMRYSPCDESELSHHAGSHFGNQNPSELMNNSARQLSELSHHMASDSENNLMPNLVYDGSGSSHSTVFNCEDLYWNQPTVDSAYNGSESLYMAFDSENQNPNELPTVDNSASNVSKNHGMAFGLANHNPNVSLTVDNSTSNVSESHHMALVLENQNLNNSISILTCENSLMASRGLENQEPFFPPCSLINQSTYDKSESSSLMDFDFENQNLVKEFDISAFCEGVWSNTTATPPDFGNQNPCKKTDMSTLEEGYSSYFNSSSSDNDLADVALPEQVSPGLQAEIEGCFEQENIPNPALVQLPAYMEESHSFRGFGTLENQEPFFSPRSFINQSTYDKSESSSLMNFDFGNQNLVKEFDISAFGEGVWSNTTATPPDFGNQNPCKKTDMSTLEEGYSSYFNSSSSDNDLADVALPEQVSPGPQAEIEGCFEQENIPNPALVQLPACMEESHSFRGFGTLENQEPFFPSCSFINQSTYDKSESSSLMNFDFGNQNLVKEFDISAFGEGVWSNTTATPPDFGNQNPCKKTDMSTPEEGYSSYFNSSSSDNDLADVAHPEQVSPGLQAEIEGCFEQENIPNPALVQLPAYMEESHSFRGFGTLENQEPFFPPCSFINQSTYDKSESSSLMNFDFGNQNLVKEFDISAFGEGVWSNTTATPPDFGNQNPCKKSDMSTLEEGYSSYFNSSSSDNDLADVALPEQVSPGPQAEIEGCFEQENIPNPTLVQLPFLGFE
- the LOC112324026 gene encoding uncharacterized protein LOC112324026 isoform X14, with protein sequence MDDYFSSVLPILLLLMEQGFKFDPSDEELIRKYLVPKTRGDIMRGLPMAVVNLCEHEPWDLPGKSIIKLTGQVAWYFLCPRDLRGKVHRRKTKAGYWKPTSQQKSITAEHTNKKIGVVRTLRFYEKQVRTGWMIYEFDLIAESSQFKKGQFVLCKLEFDSKGEKSKKGEQSHHIAPVSHSEVEPSQSMDSDSENINPSEMAMRYSPCDESELSHHAGSHFGNQNPSELMNNSARQLSELSHHMASDSENNLMPNLVYDGSGSSHSTVFNCEDLYWNQPTVDSAYNGSESLYMAFDSENQNPNELPTVDNSASNVSKNHGMAFGLANHNPNVSLTVDNSTSNVSESHHMALVLENQNLNNSISILTCENSLMASRGLENQEPFFPPCSLINQSTYDKSESSSLMDFDFENQNLVKEFDISAFCEGVWSNTTATPPDFGNQNPCKKTDMSTLEEGYSSYFNSSSSDNDLADVALPEQVSPGLQAEIEGCFEQENIPNPALVQLPAYMEESHSFRGFGTLENQEPFFSPRSFINQSTYDKSESSSLMNFDFGNQNLVKEFDISAFGEGVWSNTTATPPDFGNQNPCKKTDMSTLEEGYSSYFNSSSSDNDLADVALPEVSPGLQAEIEGCFEQENIPNPALVQLPAYMEESHSFRGFGTLENQEPFFPPCSFINQSTYDKSESSSLMNFDFGNQNLVKEFDISAFGEGVWSNTTATPPDFGNQNPCKKSDMSTLEEGYSSYFNSSSSDNDLADVALPEVRTKYHALQILFNFCSGVGVANPKLILTLYSYFT